In one Streptomyces sp. NBC_01241 genomic region, the following are encoded:
- a CDS encoding FAD binding domain-containing protein → MTMHAPQATQSVTLPASLDEAVAALGAMPAAVPVAGGTDLMAAVNKGLLRPSGLVGLGRISELRGWHYQDGHALLGAGLTHARMGRPDFAALIPALAASARAAGPPQIRNAGTLGGNIATAAPTGDALPVLAALEAELVIAGPGGARREIPVSHLLAGRDMLEPAELIGFVRVPLLHAPQVFLKATGRTGPGRATASVAIVLDPARRGVRCAVGAIAPMPLRPLEAERWIASLIDWDGERGLASDALAAFGEYVAAACIPDEAPPADGGEAPPLPPAVLHLRRTVAALARRALGRALS, encoded by the coding sequence GGCCTCGCTCGACGAGGCCGTGGCGGCACTCGGCGCGATGCCTGCAGCCGTTCCCGTGGCGGGTGGGACGGACCTGATGGCGGCCGTCAACAAGGGGCTGCTGCGCCCCTCGGGACTGGTCGGCCTCGGCCGGATCAGCGAGCTGCGCGGCTGGCACTACCAGGACGGTCACGCCCTGCTCGGCGCCGGACTCACCCACGCACGCATGGGGCGGCCCGACTTCGCCGCCCTCATCCCCGCCCTGGCCGCGTCCGCGCGCGCCGCGGGCCCGCCCCAGATCCGTAACGCCGGAACGCTCGGCGGCAACATCGCCACCGCGGCCCCGACCGGCGACGCCCTGCCGGTGCTCGCCGCACTGGAGGCCGAACTCGTCATCGCGGGCCCGGGCGGCGCCCGCCGCGAGATCCCGGTCTCGCACCTGCTGGCCGGCCGCGACATGCTCGAACCCGCCGAACTGATCGGCTTCGTCCGCGTACCGCTGCTGCACGCCCCCCAGGTCTTCCTGAAGGCCACCGGCCGTACCGGTCCCGGCCGCGCCACCGCGTCCGTCGCGATCGTGCTCGATCCGGCCCGGCGCGGGGTGCGCTGCGCGGTCGGTGCCATCGCGCCGATGCCGCTGCGGCCGCTGGAGGCCGAACGCTGGATCGCCTCACTGATCGACTGGGACGGCGAACGGGGCCTGGCCTCCGACGCGCTGGCCGCCTTCGGCGAGTACGTCGCCGCGGCCTGCATCCCGGACGAGGCACCGCCCGCCGACGGGGGAGAGGCACCACCGCTGCCCCCCGCCGTACTGCATCTGCGGCGCACCGTCGCCGCGCTGGCCCGACGCGCGCTGGGGAGGGCACTGTCGTGA